A single region of the Borrelia hermsii DAH genome encodes:
- a CDS encoding tetratricopeptide repeat protein produces MVLILNVVALFFGSAFVLNSQGIVTNKDAQEEFKWALNSYNNGLYDDALLSFKRVLSFDPSNLDYHFWIGNVYYRLGYVEEALMEWRNLQSQGYKAAYFRQLISIIEQRRGISLHNELDVERLVQVASLNNSIYKRPNGYQITSLKADQYGGYYAVNFVGNEILHFDANNNVNVLIKDGITSLKSPYDVIELGELLYVTLYANDEIGIYDKTFGIKRGSIGKKGTEAGKLLAPQYMTVDERDYIYVSEWGNKRISKFDAKGNFILHFGIKTVGYMGLLGPTGVTYLNGNIYVADAPRNSIEVFDTSGNHLYSIPTSLEGIEGLSSDVTGNSIIISSKYGVYKYSVLRKTFVKLLKADKIDSKISSSIIDVNNQIIVSDFDNAQISIYKSDVSVYDSLNVDVRRVIKAGGPKIYVELNVSSRNGLPVIGLKSENFAIANEEYYIVNPKIAYDINTSNDMNIAIVFDKSFAMKNYESEQIMSVNTLIKSRANKKFSFINATSVPLVDNIESLVSTIHKTNSLGTYDLNYVKTDVSLKLAGSELMSKSARRAVLYFSNGDLSRSAFNRYSIDTILSYYKNNDIRFYLILFGNNPVETKLQYLVNETGGAIIPFSSYEGVSRVYDLMMRQKTGTYLLEYDYPGLQEPNGYYNLSVEVNFNQQIGRGEFAYLVN; encoded by the coding sequence ATGGTTTTAATATTGAATGTAGTTGCTTTATTTTTTGGAAGCGCATTTGTTTTAAATTCTCAAGGTATAGTGACCAACAAAGATGCTCAAGAAGAATTCAAATGGGCACTTAATTCTTATAATAATGGGCTTTATGATGATGCTTTATTATCTTTTAAGAGAGTTTTAAGTTTTGATCCAAGCAATCTCGATTATCATTTTTGGATAGGTAATGTTTATTATAGGTTGGGATATGTTGAGGAAGCTTTGATGGAATGGCGAAATTTGCAATCCCAAGGATACAAGGCAGCTTATTTTAGACAGTTAATATCCATAATTGAACAAAGAAGAGGTATATCATTGCATAATGAACTTGATGTTGAAAGATTGGTCCAAGTCGCTTCTCTTAATAATTCTATTTACAAACGGCCAAATGGATATCAGATTACGTCTTTGAAAGCTGATCAATATGGCGGATATTATGCTGTTAATTTTGTAGGAAATGAAATATTACATTTTGATGCTAATAATAATGTTAATGTTTTGATTAAGGATGGAATTACTTCTCTAAAGTCACCTTATGATGTTATTGAACTTGGTGAACTATTATATGTGACACTTTATGCAAATGATGAGATTGGCATATATGATAAAACTTTTGGTATTAAAAGGGGCTCAATTGGGAAGAAGGGTACTGAGGCTGGTAAATTGCTCGCCCCTCAGTATATGACAGTTGATGAGAGAGATTATATTTATGTTAGCGAATGGGGCAATAAGCGAATAAGTAAATTTGATGCTAAAGGCAATTTTATTTTGCATTTTGGTATTAAAACAGTTGGATATATGGGGCTTTTAGGTCCAACAGGTGTTACATATTTAAATGGGAATATTTATGTTGCTGATGCTCCTAGGAATTCCATTGAGGTTTTTGATACTAGTGGTAATCATTTGTATTCTATTCCAACTTCTCTTGAGGGAATAGAAGGCCTTAGTAGTGATGTTACGGGTAATAGTATTATTATATCTTCAAAGTATGGTGTTTATAAGTACAGCGTGTTAAGAAAAACGTTTGTTAAGCTTTTAAAAGCAGATAAGATTGATTCTAAAATTTCGTCTTCAATTATTGATGTTAATAATCAAATAATTGTTTCAGACTTTGATAATGCTCAGATTTCGATTTATAAAAGTGATGTTAGTGTTTATGATAGCCTAAATGTTGATGTGCGTCGAGTAATTAAGGCTGGGGGTCCTAAGATTTATGTTGAACTTAATGTTAGTAGTAGGAATGGCTTGCCAGTTATAGGCCTAAAGAGTGAAAATTTTGCAATTGCCAATGAAGAGTATTACATTGTTAATCCTAAAATTGCTTATGATATTAATACTTCTAATGATATGAATATTGCAATTGTTTTTGATAAATCTTTTGCTATGAAAAATTATGAGTCAGAACAGATTATGAGTGTAAATACTCTTATAAAGTCTAGAGCGAACAAGAAGTTTAGTTTTATAAATGCAACAAGCGTGCCTTTAGTAGATAATATTGAGAGCTTGGTAAGTACTATTCATAAGACAAATTCTCTTGGAACTTATGATTTAAATTATGTAAAGACTGATGTTAGTCTTAAACTTGCAGGTTCTGAGCTTATGTCAAAGAGTGCAAGAAGGGCTGTACTTTATTTTAGTAACGGAGATTTAAGTCGTTCTGCTTTTAATAGATATTCTATAGATACTATTTTAAGTTATTATAAGAATAATGATATTAGATTTTATTTAATATTATTTGGCAATAATCCTGTTGAGACTAAATTACAGTATTTAGTAAATGAAACTGGTGGTGCAATTATTCCTTTTTCATCTTATGAGGGAGTATCTAGGGTTTATGATTTAATGATGAGACAAAAAACAGGAACTTATTTGCTTGAGTATGATTATCCAGGTCTCCA
- the lnt gene encoding apolipoprotein N-acyltransferase, with protein MKIRYFCLAAFSGMLTTLAIPNEIKNIGYSSIGLVAYIPLFIALIQIKNKKTLISLTIFYFLIANSLQNFWLAFFHSFGLITFLGAVCGYIPYALVLGYLLYYSLKTFKNKTLTLAILFTFYDYSKSIGFAAYPWGFSAFMVNNFNDLIQVADIFGVFFVCFIVYFFNAGIANFFIKQSKTNTLSLLFSILLVSTSFTYGIMKKQALNPILSKEIDTLKIAAIQLNIDPWLPGNHKEGIKTSIKLTKQALRKHPDTELVLWSEGVLTLPFNSYKDYIYYDEELIGLYDSINELIINSKAYFVIGSPSRTDKSSFTYQNSVYAINPNLKIENIYSKIFLVPFSEKVPFYEYKFVRDFFRQNFKLIGQINGNKLEIFKLKKFNLGFLICYDDAFPDLARSYKKQNANLLLNFSNDSWSHTDSSEWQHFVVAKFRSIENGIKTVRATNSGITAVINEYGENVQSLETFKKGYLISKIKLPPRFTTIYEHIGDLFIYALAIAVVIMTLRFYFIEKSTHLSS; from the coding sequence ATGAAAATAAGATATTTCTGCCTAGCCGCATTTTCAGGCATGCTTACAACTCTGGCAATCCCAAATGAAATCAAAAACATAGGATATTCAAGCATTGGTCTAGTTGCATACATACCACTTTTCATCGCATTAATTCAAATAAAGAATAAAAAAACTCTCATCAGTTTAACAATCTTTTACTTTTTAATAGCTAATAGCCTACAAAATTTTTGGCTTGCATTTTTTCATTCATTTGGACTAATCACATTCCTAGGAGCAGTATGTGGATATATTCCTTACGCTTTAGTTTTAGGATACTTGCTATACTATTCACTCAAAACTTTTAAGAATAAAACATTGACCTTAGCCATACTCTTCACATTTTATGATTACTCAAAATCAATTGGATTTGCAGCATATCCTTGGGGATTTTCAGCCTTTATGGTAAATAACTTTAATGATCTCATACAGGTAGCTGACATTTTTGGGGTCTTTTTTGTATGCTTCATCGTTTACTTTTTTAATGCAGGAATTGCAAATTTTTTCATAAAACAAAGCAAAACAAACACATTAAGCCTATTATTCTCCATTCTATTAGTAAGTACATCTTTCACTTACGGTATCATGAAAAAACAAGCATTAAATCCAATCTTAAGCAAAGAAATAGATACTCTAAAAATTGCAGCAATCCAACTTAATATCGATCCTTGGCTACCTGGAAATCATAAAGAAGGAATTAAAACATCTATTAAACTTACAAAACAAGCATTAAGAAAACACCCAGATACAGAACTTGTACTCTGGAGCGAAGGAGTATTAACTTTACCATTTAATTCTTACAAAGATTATATTTACTATGATGAAGAATTGATTGGGCTATATGATTCAATAAATGAACTAATAATAAACAGCAAAGCCTACTTTGTCATTGGTTCACCTTCAAGAACAGATAAAAGCTCATTCACATATCAAAATTCAGTCTATGCAATAAACCCTAATCTTAAGATAGAAAATATATATTCTAAAATATTCTTAGTTCCATTTTCAGAAAAAGTACCATTTTATGAATATAAATTTGTAAGAGATTTTTTCCGTCAAAACTTTAAACTTATAGGACAAATTAACGGAAATAAGCTTGAAATCTTTAAGCTCAAAAAATTCAATTTGGGCTTCCTAATATGCTATGACGATGCATTTCCAGATCTTGCAAGAAGCTATAAAAAACAAAACGCAAACCTATTATTAAACTTTTCAAATGATTCTTGGTCACATACAGACTCATCAGAGTGGCAACACTTCGTAGTAGCAAAATTTAGAAGCATAGAAAATGGAATTAAAACTGTTAGAGCTACAAATTCCGGAATAACTGCTGTAATAAATGAATATGGAGAAAATGTTCAAAGTCTAGAAACCTTTAAAAAAGGATATCTAATATCAAAAATAAAATTGCCTCCAAGATTCACAACAATCTATGAACACATTGGAGACTTATTTATATATGCTCTGGCAATAGCAGTTGTAATTATGACACTAAGATTCTATTTTATTGAAAAGAGTACCCATTTATCATCCTGA
- a CDS encoding deoxynucleoside kinase, which translates to MIVIEGLIGAGKTTLGHVLSKEFNIPFYSELNNEFTLFMLDKFYKDKSRWAFSVQINFLNERFKLIKAIFKTKGGILDRSIYGDRVFASLLNESGYISNAECRIYFDLLDNMLEHSQRPVLMIYLDCSVDEAERRIKNRNRSFETGIPREYLEGLNEKYLSWYDSYNLSPKLKFDYDSMDIFDDEHKSKLIAFIKEKLVI; encoded by the coding sequence GTGATTGTAATTGAGGGTTTAATTGGGGCAGGGAAAACTACGCTTGGGCATGTTTTGTCTAAAGAGTTTAATATTCCTTTTTACAGTGAATTAAATAATGAATTTACATTGTTTATGTTAGATAAGTTTTATAAGGATAAGTCCAGATGGGCTTTTTCAGTTCAGATTAATTTTTTAAATGAAAGGTTTAAGCTTATAAAGGCTATATTTAAGACTAAGGGAGGGATACTTGACAGATCTATTTATGGTGATCGTGTCTTTGCTTCTCTTTTAAATGAGAGTGGATATATTTCCAATGCTGAATGTAGGATATATTTTGATTTGCTTGATAATATGCTGGAGCATTCTCAAAGACCCGTATTGATGATTTATCTTGATTGTAGCGTTGATGAGGCTGAGCGTCGCATTAAGAATAGAAATAGAAGCTTTGAAACGGGTATTCCTAGAGAGTATCTTGAAGGCCTTAATGAGAAATATTTAAGTTGGTATGATAGTTATAATTTATCGCCTAAATTGAAATTTGATTATGATAGCATGGATATTTTTGATGATGAACACAAAAGCAAGCTTATTGCTTTTATTAAAGAGAAACTTGTAATATAA
- a CDS encoding MIP/aquaporin family protein, with product MIYIRFKEFIAEFLGTFILLALGTGSIAMTTLFPSNPAVAGEIIKGGYTNIVLGWGLGVTFGVYTAAKISGAHLNPALSIGLASIGKFPTSKLFHYILAQILGAFSGALMTLIVFYPKWIEIDPTFEITQGIMSTFPAVSGFWPGFIDQIFGTFLLMFLVLVVGKFVKEETQNPFFPFIIGAIVLAIGISFGGMNGYAINPARDLGPRILLLLAGFKNHGFDDMTVFIIPILGPIIGAILGAIVYEFTLEDKNNLKEF from the coding sequence ATGATTTATATACGATTTAAAGAATTTATTGCAGAATTTTTAGGCACATTTATTTTGCTAGCACTTGGAACAGGTTCTATAGCAATGACAACCCTATTCCCATCAAATCCTGCTGTAGCTGGAGAAATAATAAAGGGGGGCTATACAAATATAGTACTTGGTTGGGGCCTAGGTGTAACATTTGGGGTTTATACAGCTGCAAAAATTAGTGGTGCACATTTAAATCCTGCCCTTAGCATTGGACTTGCTAGTATTGGCAAATTTCCAACGTCAAAGCTTTTCCACTACATTTTAGCACAAATACTTGGGGCATTTTCTGGAGCTCTAATGACACTAATTGTATTCTACCCTAAATGGATAGAAATAGATCCTACATTTGAAATTACCCAAGGCATCATGTCAACTTTTCCCGCTGTCTCTGGTTTTTGGCCTGGATTTATTGACCAAATATTTGGAACATTTTTATTGATGTTTTTAGTTCTAGTTGTTGGAAAGTTTGTCAAGGAAGAGACTCAAAACCCATTTTTCCCCTTCATTATTGGAGCAATAGTTCTAGCCATTGGAATAAGCTTTGGAGGAATGAATGGTTATGCTATTAACCCAGCAAGGGATTTGGGGCCAAGAATATTACTACTACTGGCTGGTTTTAAAAATCACGGTTTTGATGACATGACTGTATTCATCATTCCTATATTAGGCCCAATAATTGGCGCTATTTTAGGTGCTATAGTTTATGAATTTACCTTAGAAGACAAAAATAATCTTAAAGAATTTTAA
- the glpK gene encoding glycerol kinase GlpK, which translates to MKYILSLDQGTTSSRAVIFDKNANIKGFAKKEFKQIYPHPSWVEHDPNEIWGSLLGVMAEALANARTFPNNIEAIGITNQRETTIIWDRNTGHPIYNAIVWQDRRTAQLCDELKSKGKDKIFLQKTGLVLDAYFSGTKIKWILDNVAGARKRAEKGELCFGTIDTWIVWNLTKGKIHITDYSNASRTLLLNIKSLKWDCDLLQILDIPKSLLPELKQSSEVYGKTDASALGTEIIISGIAGDQFAATFGQACLQKGMAKNTYGTGCFVTVNIGKKPIINEQKILTSIAWGRKNSITYVFEGSVFIGGAVIQWLRDNLELFRKSGDAEAVAASVDNNGGIYFVPAFVGLGTPHWDPYARGMIIGLTRSSTKEHITRAALESIALQSFDVLTEMQNSIQEFEIKELRVDGGASKNNLLMQFQADILQCNVVRPKITETTALGSAYLAGLAVGYWESAEEITSLWKSDKIFEPSMEKSKREDLIYNWNKAIKRAKAWI; encoded by the coding sequence ATGAAATATATTCTATCTCTTGACCAAGGCACAACTAGTTCAAGAGCGGTAATATTCGATAAGAATGCAAACATAAAAGGATTTGCAAAAAAGGAATTTAAACAAATTTATCCACATCCAAGTTGGGTTGAGCACGATCCAAACGAAATATGGGGCTCTCTACTAGGAGTTATGGCAGAAGCTTTAGCAAACGCAAGAACTTTTCCCAATAATATTGAAGCAATTGGAATCACAAATCAAAGAGAAACGACCATTATTTGGGATAGGAACACAGGACATCCAATTTATAACGCAATAGTCTGGCAAGACAGAAGAACCGCACAACTTTGTGATGAATTAAAATCAAAAGGAAAAGATAAAATTTTTTTACAAAAAACAGGTCTTGTATTAGATGCTTACTTTAGCGGCACAAAAATAAAATGGATACTGGACAATGTTGCAGGAGCAAGAAAACGAGCAGAAAAAGGGGAACTATGTTTCGGAACAATAGATACTTGGATAGTATGGAACCTTACTAAAGGAAAAATACATATTACAGATTATTCTAACGCATCAAGAACTCTACTTTTAAACATTAAATCACTTAAATGGGACTGTGATCTATTACAAATATTAGACATCCCAAAATCACTTTTACCTGAACTTAAACAAAGTTCCGAGGTGTATGGCAAAACCGACGCTTCCGCACTGGGAACAGAAATCATTATTTCAGGAATTGCAGGGGATCAATTTGCAGCAACATTTGGACAAGCATGTCTTCAAAAAGGAATGGCTAAAAATACCTATGGAACTGGCTGCTTTGTCACTGTCAACATAGGAAAAAAACCCATCATAAATGAACAAAAAATTTTAACGTCAATTGCATGGGGAAGAAAAAATTCAATAACTTATGTTTTTGAGGGAAGTGTTTTCATTGGGGGAGCTGTAATTCAATGGTTAAGAGACAATCTAGAACTATTTAGAAAAAGCGGTGATGCAGAGGCAGTAGCAGCCTCAGTAGATAATAATGGGGGCATTTATTTCGTGCCAGCATTTGTAGGACTTGGAACACCTCATTGGGATCCTTATGCCAGAGGAATGATTATTGGACTTACAAGAAGCTCAACAAAAGAACATATTACAAGAGCGGCTCTTGAAAGCATTGCATTGCAAAGCTTTGATGTACTAACCGAAATGCAAAACTCTATTCAAGAATTTGAAATAAAGGAATTAAGAGTTGATGGGGGAGCTAGTAAAAATAATCTACTTATGCAATTCCAAGCTGATATTTTACAGTGCAATGTTGTAAGGCCCAAAATCACAGAAACGACCGCTCTTGGTTCTGCCTATCTAGCAGGACTTGCTGTTGGATATTGGGAAAGTGCTGAAGAGATTACAAGTCTTTGGAAATCAGATAAAATATTTGAACCTTCAATGGAAAAAAGTAAAAGAGAAGATTTAATCTATAATTGGAATAAAGCTATTAAGAGGGCAAAAGCTTGGATTTAA
- the glpT gene encoding glycerol-3-phosphate transporter: protein MKKLFNFLKPAPHIKRVHKELEESLYKKYRFQIFMSIFIGYAGFYLTRKIFAFAMPALEKDGFSKGQLGTILSGVSIAYGFSKFIMGNVSDRSNPRYFLALGLFLTAIITIIFGLFPWKSIESTIIAAILMFILMFVNGWVQGMGWPACGRTMVHWWSRKERGLTVATWNLSHNIGGGAAGIISSWALFYFKEWQAILYVPTGLVIGIAIFVLLALRDTPQSVGLPPIEEYKNDYPDNYTEKAEEELNTKDIFVKYVLNNNLLWYIAIANAFIYFVRYGVLDWAPSYLLQVKHFSIKNSGWAYSLYEFSAIPGTIACGWISDKIFKGRRSETGIIFITATLIAIIIYWQLPENNPTLTTVILAIIGFLIYGPVMLIGLHALDLAPKKAAGTAAGFTGLFGYIGGSVTASAITGIVLQHFNWDVYFYLLITACIFAIIFMSLTLKKEKKINDTNKLQ, encoded by the coding sequence ATGAAAAAATTATTCAATTTTCTAAAACCAGCACCTCATATAAAGAGAGTACACAAAGAATTAGAAGAATCATTATATAAAAAATATAGATTTCAAATATTTATGTCAATATTTATAGGATATGCTGGATTTTATTTAACGAGAAAAATCTTTGCATTTGCTATGCCAGCTCTTGAAAAAGACGGTTTTAGCAAAGGGCAATTAGGAACAATTTTATCTGGGGTTTCAATTGCATATGGATTTTCTAAATTTATTATGGGAAACGTCTCAGATCGAAGTAATCCCAGGTATTTCTTAGCGCTAGGGCTATTTCTAACAGCAATAATTACCATTATATTTGGATTATTCCCGTGGAAATCAATTGAAAGCACCATAATTGCAGCAATATTAATGTTCATTCTAATGTTTGTAAATGGATGGGTTCAAGGCATGGGATGGCCTGCGTGTGGACGAACTATGGTTCACTGGTGGTCAAGAAAAGAAAGAGGACTAACTGTTGCCACATGGAATTTATCTCACAATATAGGAGGGGGAGCAGCTGGAATAATATCCTCTTGGGCTCTGTTTTATTTTAAGGAATGGCAAGCTATACTTTATGTACCAACAGGACTAGTAATAGGAATTGCAATATTTGTTTTGCTTGCACTAAGGGATACACCTCAATCTGTAGGATTACCACCAATTGAAGAATATAAAAATGATTATCCTGATAACTATACAGAAAAGGCAGAAGAAGAACTTAATACAAAAGATATATTTGTAAAATATGTCCTTAACAATAATCTGCTATGGTATATAGCTATTGCTAATGCATTTATATATTTTGTAAGATACGGGGTCCTAGATTGGGCACCATCATACCTCTTGCAAGTAAAACACTTTTCCATAAAAAACTCAGGATGGGCATATTCACTTTATGAATTTTCAGCTATTCCTGGAACAATAGCTTGCGGATGGATATCTGATAAAATTTTTAAAGGAAGAAGATCGGAGACTGGAATAATTTTCATAACCGCCACTCTTATTGCAATAATTATATATTGGCAATTACCAGAAAATAATCCAACACTCACAACTGTTATCTTGGCAATAATAGGATTCCTAATCTACGGCCCTGTTATGCTTATTGGTCTTCATGCTCTTGATCTTGCACCAAAAAAAGCTGCAGGAACTGCTGCAGGGTTTACAGGATTATTTGGATACATAGGGGGTTCTGTTACTGCTAGTGCCATTACAGGAATTGTATTGCAACACTTTAATTGGGACGTCTACTTCTATCTATTAATAACTGCATGCATATTTGCAATAATATTTATGAGTTTAACATTAAAGAAAGAGAAAAAAATTAATGACACTAATAAACTACAATAG
- the glpQ gene encoding glycerophosphodiester phosphodiesterase has product MKSIKAKSLIFIINIFLTISCQGEKMSQNQKSPLVIAHRGASGYLPEHTLEAKAYAYALGADYLEQDIVLTKDNIPVIMHDPELDTTTNVAKLFPERARENGRYYSVDFTLDELKSLSLSERFDPASRNPIYPNRFPLNEHDFKIPTLEEEIQFIQGLNKSTGRNVGIYPEIKKPLWHKQQGKDISKIVIEILNKYGYKSKEDKIYLQTFDFDELKRIREELGYQGKLIMLVGENDWDEAPTDYEYIKSEEGMAEVAKYSDGIGPWIPQIIIEGKITDLTSLAHKHNMEVHPYTFRIDALPSYVKDADELLDLLFNKAKVDGIFTDFTDTVVNFITKIKP; this is encoded by the coding sequence ATGAAATCAATTAAAGCAAAATCATTAATATTTATAATTAACATTTTTCTCACAATTTCCTGTCAGGGCGAAAAAATGAGTCAAAACCAAAAATCACCATTAGTTATAGCTCACAGAGGTGCCAGCGGATATCTTCCAGAACATACCTTAGAAGCTAAAGCATACGCTTATGCCTTAGGAGCTGACTACCTAGAACAAGACATTGTTTTAACAAAGGATAATATTCCTGTTATAATGCACGATCCAGAACTTGATACAACAACAAACGTTGCAAAACTATTTCCCGAAAGAGCTAGAGAAAACGGAAGGTATTATTCTGTTGATTTCACACTAGATGAACTTAAATCATTAAGCCTTAGTGAAAGATTTGATCCGGCAAGCAGAAACCCAATATATCCTAACCGTTTCCCCCTAAATGAACATGATTTTAAAATTCCAACTTTAGAAGAAGAAATACAATTTATACAAGGATTAAATAAAAGCACAGGTAGGAATGTTGGAATTTATCCTGAGATTAAAAAACCATTATGGCATAAACAACAAGGTAAAGACATATCTAAAATTGTAATAGAAATTTTAAATAAATACGGATATAAATCAAAAGAAGACAAAATTTATCTTCAAACATTCGATTTTGACGAATTAAAGAGAATAAGGGAAGAACTTGGATATCAAGGAAAATTAATAATGCTTGTTGGTGAGAATGACTGGGATGAAGCACCAACAGACTATGAATATATCAAATCAGAAGAAGGTATGGCAGAAGTTGCAAAATATTCTGATGGAATTGGACCTTGGATACCCCAAATTATAATTGAAGGCAAAATAACAGATCTTACAAGTTTAGCACATAAACATAATATGGAGGTTCATCCTTACACATTTAGAATTGACGCATTGCCTTCATATGTAAAAGATGCAGATGAACTATTAGATTTATTATTCAACAAAGCAAAAGTAGATGGTATATTTACAGACTTTACTGATACAGTAGTGAATTTCATCACAAAAATAAAACCATAG
- a CDS encoding glycerol-3-phosphate dehydrogenase/oxidase: MSKNGKEELKNIDNQAFDLIIVGGGATGLSIGIDSITRGYKTLLIDKFDYAKGTSSRSTKLIHGGVRYLAQFNLSLVKEALHEKALFEKNAPHLVSKRAFITPIYNLLSIPYYYFGLSWYHNLLGKYKKSKYKTKLLSKSKTIEKMPNIKTKGLKCSVLYYDNSFDDARMAISMLRTFTEKGGIAFNYTELTGFTKRNGKISGAIIKDTINGEQVIINSKCIINATGIFADELRKLDDTNATNIIKPSQGTHLIIKKDKLRTKYAMLMPTTSDKRVLFSIPWYDGIICGSTDISIDKIEEEPKRLESEIEFIIKNMNNYLDIKITKNDILSVYTGIRPLIIDPKKEQNTSKISRNEKIFVSDSNLITIAGGKYTTCRKMAEKVIQKAIDAKLIPDSIPKTENLKLHGYIEREEALKIPEHFRVYGSDFKYLSQMKDFNNKIHTDLPLTEAQITFAIEFEQAKTIEDILSRRTRSLLLNAKATIEATPKVAEIMMHKLGKSEKWKNEQIKSFKEVATKYLA, translated from the coding sequence ATGAGTAAAAATGGAAAAGAAGAATTAAAAAACATTGATAATCAAGCTTTTGATTTAATCATAGTTGGCGGAGGAGCAACTGGTCTTAGTATTGGAATAGATTCAATTACAAGAGGATACAAAACTTTACTCATTGACAAATTTGACTATGCAAAAGGCACCTCCTCTAGATCAACTAAGTTAATACATGGAGGAGTAAGATATTTAGCCCAATTTAATTTATCTTTAGTAAAAGAGGCCCTACATGAGAAAGCGTTATTTGAAAAAAATGCACCTCACCTAGTTAGTAAACGTGCATTTATTACCCCCATATACAACCTCTTAAGCATACCCTACTACTATTTTGGACTAAGTTGGTACCATAACCTTCTTGGAAAGTACAAAAAGTCTAAATATAAAACAAAGCTACTATCAAAATCCAAAACAATAGAGAAAATGCCAAATATCAAAACCAAAGGCCTTAAATGTTCTGTTTTATACTATGACAATTCATTTGATGATGCTAGGATGGCGATAAGCATGCTTAGAACTTTTACTGAAAAAGGGGGGATTGCGTTTAATTATACGGAACTTACAGGTTTTACTAAAAGAAACGGCAAAATATCTGGTGCTATTATTAAAGATACTATTAATGGTGAACAAGTCATTATTAATAGTAAATGCATAATAAATGCAACAGGAATATTCGCAGACGAGCTCAGAAAATTAGATGATACTAATGCAACTAATATTATAAAACCTTCCCAAGGAACACATTTAATAATTAAAAAAGACAAACTACGTACCAAGTACGCAATGCTTATGCCTACGACAAGCGATAAGAGAGTCTTATTTTCTATACCTTGGTATGATGGTATTATTTGCGGAAGTACAGATATTTCAATAGATAAAATTGAGGAAGAACCCAAAAGACTAGAGAGCGAAATTGAATTCATAATAAAAAATATGAATAATTACTTAGATATTAAAATAACAAAAAATGATATTCTAAGTGTTTACACAGGAATTAGACCCTTAATAATAGATCCCAAGAAAGAACAAAATACCTCAAAAATATCAAGAAACGAGAAAATATTTGTATCAGACTCAAATCTCATTACAATTGCTGGAGGGAAATATACTACTTGCAGAAAGATGGCTGAAAAAGTTATACAAAAAGCAATAGACGCAAAATTAATACCTGATTCAATTCCCAAAACAGAAAATTTAAAGCTGCACGGGTATATAGAAAGGGAAGAAGCACTTAAAATCCCTGAACACTTTAGAGTTTATGGGAGTGATTTTAAATATCTAAGTCAAATGAAAGACTTTAATAACAAGATTCACACCGATTTGCCATTAACTGAAGCTCAAATAACTTTTGCCATTGAATTTGAACAAGCAAAAACTATTGAAGACATTTTATCAAGAAGAACAAGATCTCTACTTCTCAATGCAAAAGCCACAATTGAAGCTACACCAAAGGTAGCTGAGATTATGATGCACAAACTTGGCAAATCTGAAAAATGGAAGAACGAACAAATAAAAAGCTTTAAAGAAGTAGCAACAAAATATTTAGCTTAA
- a CDS encoding YaaR family protein, producing MKINNLVAGALNLDSKDYKAAKKKTNANRTNIFSAIFKSELVREDKHFIVLENGEFNIDLVKDMLDKINDVGEKLLSEPSRQNVIFYKKTIGEFLSIILSFSISLKEQKGGNNGELRRPKYRIIRIINEKLDKLAYSVLQNQVSQIKLLSSLEEIQGLLVNLLR from the coding sequence ATGAAGATTAATAATTTAGTTGCAGGAGCTTTAAATCTTGATTCAAAGGACTATAAGGCTGCCAAGAAAAAGACTAATGCCAATAGAACAAATATTTTTTCTGCGATATTTAAATCTGAACTTGTAAGGGAAGATAAACATTTTATTGTTCTTGAAAATGGTGAATTTAATATTGACTTAGTTAAAGATATGTTAGATAAGATTAATGATGTCGGTGAAAAATTATTAAGTGAACCCTCTCGTCAGAATGTAATTTTTTATAAAAAAACTATAGGAGAATTTTTATCTATTATTTTATCATTTTCTATCTCTCTTAAAGAACAAAAGGGAGGTAATAATGGAGAGCTAAGGAGACCTAAATATCGCATTATTAGAATTATTAATGAAAAGCTTGATAAACTTGCTTATTCTGTTTTGCAGAATCAAGTTTCTCAGATTAAGCTTTTAAGTAGCCTTGAGGAAATTCAAGGATTGCTTGTAAATTTGCTTAGGTGA